The sequence GGAAGCCGCTCTGCTCCAAACGCAGCCGGGTGACGCCGCCTTCGTCCTCCGTCAGCGTCCAGGAGACCACCGTCGAGTGTGGGACATTGCCCACTCCCTCGGTCGACCAGGTGTAGGCAAGCCGCCGCGGCGGGTCCACCTCGATCACTTCGCAGTCGACGACGCCGTCCCAGCCTGGCGCGTCGCGGAACTGGAAGCGGTGCCCGACGACCGGCTGAAAGTCGTTGGTCTTGAAGAGCATCCACTTGGAGAGGGTCTCGGGATCGGTCAGCGCGTTCCAGACCCGCTCGATGGGGCTCTTCAGCTCGGTCTCCAGGACGACGGTTTCACTCATCCGTTGTTCTCCTCTACGAGTTCCTTCAGGCGGTCGAGCCGCTGCGTCCAGAACTGCTCGTAGAACGAAAGCCACTCCTGAATCTCGCGCAGCGGCGCGGCGTTCAGGCGGTAGCGCGTCTCCCTTCCAACCTTGCGGTCGATCACGAGTCCCGCTTCCTTGAGGATGGCCAGGTGCTTGGCGACGGCCGTGCGGCCCATCGGGAACTGAGCCACGATCTCATGGAGGGGCAACTCATCGACCTCGGCCAACATGCGCAGTATCCGGCGGCGAGTCGGATCGGCCACCGCACGGTAGACATCTCGCATGGGGCCAACTTCCTCCTTTTCTGGCGCACATCCGACGCCATTGCCCAGTCCCCGAACATGACACCATTTGGTGGCCAATCACAGAATACGACACCGAATGGTGTCATGTCAAGCCCCAAGTCCCCGGCACGAGGGGCTGGCGGCAAGCGCCTCAGCGCCTGCGCATCGCCGGTGCGGCGCCGCGGCCCCGTTCGTGGCGAGCCCTGCCGCTACCGGAGGGGGGACGGGGCCGGTTCGCGCCTTCCGACCAGATGGCGCGGCATGTCGAGTGGTTGCTGGAGCGCGGTGCGGACGCAGGTGGGGTAGAGGCGAACCTGATCGAGGTCACTCAGGGGGAACCAGCGGAACTCGAGGTAGTCGTCGCCCTCCTGCCCGGCGTGAACGGCCTCAGTATCGAGCAGGGGGCAACCGTCGGGGAGGTCGACGGCGAAGTAGAGACCGATCTGATGGTAGGGTCGGCCGTCCATGGTGAAGAAGTCTTCGACGACCCAGAGGAGCCGGCCGACTGTGACCTCGACGGCCAACTCCTCGCGCATCTCTCGGGTGAGGGCGTCGGTCGCGGTCTCCAGGATCTCGCAGCGCCCGCCCGGCAGCGACCAGAAGTCGTCGCCCACCGCGCGATGCAGCAGGACCCGGCCGTCGTGCAGGCAGACGCCGCCGACCCGGTAGAGGAAGTGTGCCGGCCCGATATCGACGCTGATCATGCTCACCGATAGGTGCTCCTTGATCGCTCCCCAGCCTGGTTCCCACCCGCCGGGTGTGTCACTCCTGGGCGCGCTCGATTGCGGCGCGGAGGTCGGTGAGGACACGCTGCTGGGTGTTGAGGACGTGCCCGACCATCTCGCGCAGGTGGCGGTTCATGTCGGCGGTGAGGTCGACCACCTCCGCGGCCAGCCGCAGCAGGTCCTCCGGCTGATCGTCCGGCGCGGCGGCGATCTGCTCCAGCAGCGCGGCCGTGCGCTCTTCGTACTGGGTCACCTTTACCCCGAAGACCCGGAGCATCTTGCGCGTCGGGTCGCGCGGCTGGCGCTCCTCCTGCATCGTGGCACTCCCTTCCATCGCGACATCGCCCGCTCGGGCAGTGGTACCCATGACCCATTGTAGGCCGATCGGATGGACCCGCGCTCGTGCCGGCCTCCCGCGACCGCAATCCGCCGGGCGGCTCGCGCGAGGCGTGGGTACGGACATGCCGCTACCGGCGGTAGGCGATGACCAGCCCGTCGTGGATCGGAATGAGGGTGGTGATCCATCGGGGGTCGGTCGTCAGCCGCCGGGTGGCCTCCCGCACGCCCTCCGTAGCCGGGGATCGGTCGGCCTCGTCGAAGATCCGGCCGCCCCAGAGCATGTTGTCGATGATCAGCACCCCGCCGGGGCGCAGTTTCTCCTCGATGACGTCGAGCGAGGCGGGGTAGCCCTCCTTGTTGATGTCGTTGAAGATCAGGTCGAACGGCCCTTCGGTCTCCCGCAGCGCCTGCACCGCCTCGCCGACCCGGTAGCGCACGATGTCGCCGTAGCCGAGGCGCTCCAGGTGCCCCCGTGCGCGCTGGGACAGCTCCTCATCCCAGACGACGTGGTAGACCTCACCGCCGCCGTTCTCCTGCACGGCGCGAGCGAACCAGGCGGTGGAGTAGCCGTAGCCCGATCCCAGCTCGAAGATGCGCCGCGCCCCGGCGATCCGCGCGATCTGGTAGCAGAGGTAACCCGCCGGTGCGCCGATGATCGGGAAGCGGTGCTCAGCGGCGTACGCCTCCATTTCCTGCATCTCCGGCGGCCGCTCCGGCACCAGCTTCTCGACATAATCCATCAGTCGTGCGCGCTCATCCATCCCGCTCATCACGCCCTCCTAACCGGCTGGCTGCTCCAACGGCGTAGCGCCGATTCTACGCGATTGAGGAGGACGGGGATCCGGCCATTCCCCACCGCCCCCTCTGTCGCGTTCCGCGGTGAGGCGTGGCGCATCGTCCCACGGACGGTGGGGCTCCGGTGCGTGCATGGGCGGGTGGGGTGAGGATTTCGTCGCCGTGGCATGTGCCCGGGTCACAACCGCTATCCGCTACGCGGTAGTAGGATCATGCGCCGTGGCATGTGCCCGGGGGTGAACCCCCGGGCTGACAAGGAAAAGCCCGCTGAAGCGGGCTGGGGACGCCGGGTTCGATGGGAGGCCGAACCACACACGTCAGGATGTAGTCATCACAGCCCCTTCAGTGGGCTTCCCTAATCAATATTCAGCCCGGGGATTTATCCCCGGGCA is a genomic window of Sphaerobacter thermophilus DSM 20745 containing:
- a CDS encoding SRPBCC family protein codes for the protein MSETVVLETELKSPIERVWNALTDPETLSKWMLFKTNDFQPVVGHRFQFRDAPGWDGVVDCEVIEVDPPRRLAYTWSTEGVGNVPHSTVVSWTLTEDEGGVTRLRLEQSGFRPEAKQEIGGARYSWQMMLDQLQSIVTGD
- a CDS encoding ArsR/SmtB family transcription factor, which translates into the protein MRDVYRAVADPTRRRILRMLAEVDELPLHEIVAQFPMGRTAVAKHLAILKEAGLVIDRKVGRETRYRLNAAPLREIQEWLSFYEQFWTQRLDRLKELVEENNG
- a CDS encoding NUDIX hydrolase, with protein sequence MISVDIGPAHFLYRVGGVCLHDGRVLLHRAVGDDFWSLPGGRCEILETATDALTREMREELAVEVTVGRLLWVVEDFFTMDGRPYHQIGLYFAVDLPDGCPLLDTEAVHAGQEGDDYLEFRWFPLSDLDQVRLYPTCVRTALQQPLDMPRHLVGRREPAPSPLR
- a CDS encoding O-methyltransferase → MSGMDERARLMDYVEKLVPERPPEMQEMEAYAAEHRFPIIGAPAGYLCYQIARIAGARRIFELGSGYGYSTAWFARAVQENGGGEVYHVVWDEELSQRARGHLERLGYGDIVRYRVGEAVQALRETEGPFDLIFNDINKEGYPASLDVIEEKLRPGGVLIIDNMLWGGRIFDEADRSPATEGVREATRRLTTDPRWITTLIPIHDGLVIAYRR